From Amaranthus tricolor cultivar Red isolate AtriRed21 chromosome 4, ASM2621246v1, whole genome shotgun sequence:
ttctctctctttatttattacttttatccttttcttgaaaaatattaattttttctttgattcaatCTATAAGGGACAAAGTAGTATACTCTAATGTTTTTTATGTTTAGAACACTCAATTGaaaaatttagttttattaCCCTTTAGAAATTACTCCCCAAATTCATTATTAATGtatcatttgctttttggataTTATTCATTTcttgcttttaatttttattttattattaatataagttaaacatagtcaagtgggatcttgtttaattcatctcaatgcaaggattatttatatcaacttttcataatttttagttaagcacgatagagatattaaggattgaataagtgtattGGATAAACTGCataaagcaaatgggacattagCAGTGAATTGGATGgagtatttatttgttttttttgataGGAAACACTTCAAAACTAAGTTAACGAGAAGTTGGATATAttccaacttttttttttgaataatacctGATGCATTAGTAAAAAGTCATACAACATGTACAtcagaaataaaaattaacaagtacataacaattttaatcaaagataattcaaaattaacaaaactataaTTGTTGTATATTAGATCTGACAATTCTGAATATCTTTTTCCACATCGCTGTTTGACACGGCCTTCTACGAGGGGGTTTTTCGATCTGTTGTAGtcttgagatagaattgaatttgatatagttgatggtaattgcaattttgTTATTTGTGCTATTATCGCATTAATATCTACCTACAAATCaattacaaaccaaacttcataaCTTCAAACTCTCACGAAGAGAGAGAttaaaacccaatatatgggTAGAATCAACCCAATAAATGGTTAGAACACTTATCCTCTAAATTAAGacaaatatttattctaatcatattcaaaaagtTTAAAACGGACAAATTTGAATATATTCCAACTTTGGTTCAACAAAAATATCTACAAATCAAAATTTGTTGGGATCGGGACCACGAAATAAAGAATGTTATGTCGTACACAACTACACATTACAGTATTACACAACTTTGCGTGTAGttgatttaataatttttgtaggtaagactttttttttttttttttaaattttttaaaacctaATTGAAAATTGAGAGACTTATAAGTATGTAAAAATAggatgactattattttctttatattaacACCCAAACTATAACTTGTGAATGTGTCAAATTTTATATAAGCAATACTAAATAATTAACTAAATGTCTTTTATTCAATTCCGAAAAATGTTGTCACATATCAAAATTCTTACTAACTTAAAGCACATATATTAGCATTTATAGATACATAATTTTgtacataatttaaatattttccgTTGACAATATTGATAGTCCTTGAATCCGCCCTTATTGCATTGCACTTTCTCGGCCCTTACCCCACCCTAAATACGACCCTTGTAAATCATGAATCCTCTCTTCTCTTACAGGGACTATTGCAATATTTCAACTTGGTGGAAGGATGCCTAACAATGATTGAAGACTATCAAAAGAAGAAGGAATTCACATATGATTGGATAGTCCGAACCCGAGTGGATGGCTATTGGTCCGCTCCGTTAAACTCGTATAGCTTCATCCCGGGTCAATACGTGGTACCACCTGGGTCTACTTATGGTGGTCTTAATGATCGACTAGGCATCGGGGACTACAACACCTCCATTGTAGCCCTTTCTCGTCTTTCCCTCATCCCTACTCTAGACGCCCTAAACTACACCGAGCTTAACTCAGAGACCGCTTTCAAAGCCCAACTTCTTTCCCACAATGTATCTTTCCTTACGCCCGCCCAACCCTTTTGCATCGTATCAGATCGTAAGTACTCATACCCACCATCTCGATTTGGGGTGCCCGTCGCAACCCTATCAAGCCATGGGCCTTTAAGTGGAGCCAAATGTAGGCCTTGTAAGCCTGTTTGTGTTGGGCCTTGTGTGGCAGAAATTATGCTTGGGCTAAGCCCAAAATGGAGTTGGACACCTTGGAGAAATGGGACCCTTGAACTTTGTGATGCCCATGATGAGTGGGAAACGGGCTGGGAAAAGATTTTTGATAAATCTGTTGGAAAAAAGCTGGCCCAATTCAGGAAAAGAGTAGTGGGCCTGAATGTGGAACAATGTGTAAAAGATTTCAAGCTGATGAAAGGGAGAGCATTTAAATGGGATACTCCACCTTTGGAAGAAATTTGTAAAATTGGATTAAAGCCCAAACAATTATAGAATAATTCATTGTATAtagaaaaaattgttttttgGAGGGTTTGAAGAAGGGGTAAAAAAAGTTTTCAAGGATTATAATACATGTATTCTTttaagttggattattatagaTCTAATTTAGTAAAAAGTTATGTTGGAATGTTGTAATGGCATTGTATAGACATTGATAATTTCTGATTATTACATAgattaaacaaattttatattgaaattatattttatgacaTTCTTGACTTGTACTTGTAATCTATTGATTATAATTATTctgtattataaatttttttatcttattactaTTATAAGACTTTCTAGAGCTATGTTTTGGAATCGATAATTTCATTGAAATTCAACATTAAGTTAAATTCAGTTATTTTTATAAGAGGCTATTTTTTAAAGAGacaactatttttattttctctttaatttgccCACATAAAacacatatttttattttttctttaatttaccCTTGCCCACAGcacatatttttatattctCTTTAATTTACCCACATACACCATCAAACCTAACATAAATGACTATTAGCCGACTTGAAAACGATTTTGCTAGTTAATAGTTATCTATTGTTGTAAGATTAATTTGACAAATGAGTGTTAGTCTATTAGACTGACTTTAGCAACTGATTTACTAGTTGTTAAATTGACTATTTTAACTATGTAACAACTATTATCaagatattataataaaaattaaatataaatatatttactttaaatatGTAACTATTATCAAGATATTATgataaaagttaaatataaatatatttactagtTGTTAAATCGACTATTTAAATATGTAATTATTATCAAGATATTATgataaaagttaaatataaatatatttactagtTGTTAAATCGACTATTTAACTATGTAACGACTATTATCAAGATATTATGAtaaaattgaatataaatatcgATTAATTAACAACTCATTCTTCTAATTCCACCCAAGAGACCAAAACCTAGACATacaaaatctaaaaaataaacCTGAACAACTAAAGGCTCAATAACTAAAGGAAAAAGAGTACTATACACGACATAAGTAGAAGTAATGTTTAAAAAATATACACAAAATTACAATGAATTTACAagagatatatatagatatataatcaTGACCTAGAAAATTCACTGTATATAAGATTGGCCAGTTATATCAATGTCACGGTCGCCACTGGAAGGAGGCTGACGCTTGGGCCGTAAGTGGGCCTCAGGGGGCCCATCAGCACTCTGAGTTAGGCTCGCCGGCGGATGAGATGGTCTAGCATCAACCTCCTCATCCTGAGCGTACATACCACCTCCATACGCATTCTCCGTCGCCGGCTTCATTTCTGAAATATTAGGAGCTTGATGTTTCTCATGTGTATAAGGATTCCGCTCTTCCTTCTGTTGCTgctcttctttctctcttttatCTCTTTCGTCCTTTTCCTTATCAcgttttctttctttctccaTGTTTATCTGAGTCTGTTCGATTTCTTTACTCTTCTGCTATTCTAATGGCGCTGAAATAGTGAGTACTGAGTATTAATGAGTTGTTTAGAAAGGAGTATACCATATTTTTATGAGTGGTTATGTAAATTATGACTCCTGACTCCTGACTCCTGAGAGCGACACGTTATACGTTATGAGGTGAGATGGCATTATGTTTGCGCATCTAAGTGTTGGCTAATTTGGGAGCTCGTGTCAATCAGTGGCAAATTTTCCCTAGGAGTTGGGACATATTCCctcatattcatattcatgATATTAGTTCCATTTACTTATAAGTTAGCTATTCatttatcacttttaatatatattttattcttaatttatgagTTAAAACTTAGTTAAatgatatcttgtttgattcgtctcaatacaatgattattagtattaaatttttataatttttaattaagcataattagagatattaaaggtataaatatTGCCAacgaaaatgtgaaaaaaatatgTGACTAATAGGTTAATAGGAGCTATgcataataataattgttaagAGTATAAAGTATATTTTAGAATCTCAAGTATCAATTTAAGTTTTGGTTGAAtttttactatattatatactccAATATGCATTTTGATGTAAAGAATTAACTAACTATGCCTAAACTGATGGGTGAGATCAAGGGCGAAGCCACACCAAGGCGGGTGGAGGTCCGATCCCCCTTGCcgaaaatgtaatttttttgtaattttcgcTTTGGCCTCCTttactaatatattatataatttaaagagtGCATAATTTAAAGAGtgcatatattatataattaattgtaACAAAAGTTAATAGATTAaacccaaatttgaactacattTTTTACtagattaattaaatttaattaatactataatatcATTACTATCtatctttcataatttcatATTCATCCTTTTGTGCCTATAATTTTGCTATCTTAATTTAAAtagtgttttttaaaaaaaatttagaaggcAAATATATAGAGTCAAAAAcacgtggattttttaaaatggGTAATTATAGGAAATCTTGAACtatatttgttaaatataatttttgctatatatgattcaattttatttcaatctatataatttttaaattttcataatttaactagtttatatataataaataatgtgCTAGTATATCGATAATTTAGCTCCCTTAACTCAAAATCTTGGCTTCGCCCCTGGATGAGATATATATTAAGATATCTTTTATAGTGTAACAATGATATCGTAcactaaatttatatattttaattaattttaaattataagttgaATTAAATTAGTACTCCACAAAGAAATTTGacattgaaaagattttgattttcttctttCTCCTCTTTTTCCCTCCATCccttaactttaaaaaaaaaaaaaccttttattATCTTATCATTGTTGaagttttggaaaaaaaaatgtttctATAATAAATTGCAAATAAATCTACCAGCAATATAATTGCTACATCAATAGTCAAATAAGGcacatttatattattatcaatgtTAAAAGATACAAGTTTGATTAAAAAAACTAggacaataattttttttacaaagttGCAGTCGAATTTCAAATTGTAACGGAGTTCGAGCCTGATTCAAGTCggattgttatatttttatgagATTGAATACCTATTTGACACCGGATTGGGTTGGACTATGGTCGAATTTAGACTTGGTTGCCATCCCTTGTATAAGTATATGTTTTGGATCATAATCGGATTCAAATAGTATGCAAACTTTTTAGTTTTGTGATTACACGATAGGTTGGGTGAAGAGGAGAACTAAGTGAGAATCGAACGCATGATCTTATTCAGAAAAGTcatactcccttcaattcaaagtaattatttacttatttgGTTTTTCGATACTATTTATCtgttacttttaatttatattttattattaatttatatgttaaaacataatcaagtaaaatcttatttaatttgtattaatgtaagttttattaatataatattttataattttttttattaaatacaatATTGAGATATTtagaaacaaattaatatactGAATTTGGtgtaaaaacagaaaaaatacaaaattcgaTTCTGAATCGAAAACAAACTCTAATTGCTTAAGAACAAAAGAATGTGAGTGGACAAGTGAAGGCACACGTAGACACATTCAAGCAAAAACTTCATCTCATGGACTATATGGAATTCCAAACCATGTTTTACATTACAACCCCACTTGTGATCTAAGAATCCAGCCCCAAGCCTCCAACACTCATGTCACAAATTAATCCACGCACTAAATTCATtgtcaaatttaattaaattcaattcAAAATTCCCAATAAATATCTACACATTGATTTTTCGTTTTTGTGTTCCACCAAAGCATCAGCACCTTTCAGCCATAAGTTTCTTATTACTTCATATTTCTATCCCTCTCCTCTGAAACACCCCCCAAAAAACTCAAGGCATCAACCATGGCAAATCCTTTGCTTTCTTCAAGCTTTCTTAGCAATGGCATCCAAATATATCCACCAACTCCCAAAACTACAAAACCCACTTTTGTTTTTTCACATAAGAAGAAGCTTTTAATCAAACAATCTCTTCCCAATtcaaaaaaccctaatttcccTTCAAAATCAACTTTAACAGCTTTAATTTTATCAACAACTATTGCTTCACAACAAGCGTTAGCACTTGATAATTTACCTCCTCCACAACCTCCTCAAGTAATTGAAGCTCAACCCAATGCAAATAGTCTTTCAAATTCATCACCCTTTTCACAAAATTTGGTTTTAAATGCTCCAAAACCTTCAAATTCTGACCTTCCAGAAGGTTCTCAATGGAGGTACAGTGAATTCTTGAATGCAGTCAAAAAGGGTAAGGTTGAAAGAGTTAGATTCAGTAAAGATGGAGGTGTTTTACAATTAACTGCTATTGATGGTAAAAGAGCTACTGTAGTTGTTCCTAATGATCCTGATCTTATTGATATTTTAGCTATGAATGGTGTAGATATTTCTGTTTCTGAAGGGGAGGGTGGAAATGGGTTGTTTAGTATTATTGGGAATTTGTTGTTTCCTGTTTTAGCTTTTGCAGGGTTGTTTTTCTTGTTCCGCCGGGCACAAGGTGGGCCCGGAGGCCCTGGTGGGCTTGGTGGGCCGATGGATTTTGGCCGATCCAAGTCCAAATTCCAGGAAGTACCTGAAACTGGTGTGACATTTTCTGACGTTGCTGGTGCTGATCAAGCTAAGTTAGAATTACAGGAAGTAGTGGATTTTTTGAAGAACCCTGATAAGTACACTGCATTAGGGGCAAAAATTCCAAAAGGGTGTCTTCTTGTGGGCCCCCCTGGGACAGGGAAGACGCTGTTAGCGAGGGCGGTAGCTGGGGAGGCAGGAGTGCCGTTCTTTTCGTGTGCGGCGTCTGAGTTTGTAGAGTTGTTTGTTGGGGTAGGAGCTTCTAGAGTGAGAGATTTGTTTGAGAAGGCTAAGAGTAAGGCACCATGcattgtgtttattgatgagATTGATGCTGTGGGTAGGCAAAGAGGGGCAGGACTTGGGGGTGGGAATGATGAGAGGGAACAGACTATTAATCAGTTGTTGACTGAGATGGATGGGTTTTCGGGGAATTCGGGGGTGATTGTTTTGGCTGCGACGAATAGGCCGGATGTTCTTGATTCGGCTTTGTTGAGGCCGGGAAGGTTCGATCGTCAGGTGACTGTTGATCGGCCTGATGTTGCTGGGAGAGTTAAGATTCTTCAGGTATGGAAGACTATTCATGAGACTCTTGTTCAGTTGCATACTTTTTTTGCTATTCTAATATGCTTATAGTTGAATTAGTGCTTTTTAGTGCATGTCTAGGTCATTAAATGTTATTTTGATGTAGTGAATGTTGGTAATTGTTTttgttaggccgtgacaattcgtcacatgacACTCCATGGGCCCACTTGTGTGGATACACTCACGGGGCACCAGTAGGCTCGGGCCTACAAACCCACGAGTAATGAGCATTGAGTTGCATACGACACAGGATGAGTTTCACTTTTTCCCGAAACCATACGTTATTAGGACCAAGCATTACTCACCAAGCATTATAGTGGAATTAGTGCTTGTTAGTGCACGCCTAGGTCATTAAATATTTTGATGTAGTACATGTTATTTGTTTTTAGGGACATGAAATGGAGAGTATTGTTCTTCATCATCAGCTTTTTGGCTTATAGTTATAGATGGGAACATGGGATTGCATAATAGTTAGCTTTGATGGTCTTGTTAGAAGTTGAGCGTATGCAGAGGCTCAAGCTATGTTATTCGGACTCTTCATTTCACTCCACGTATCCGTGTTCGATCCTTGATGCGCGGACATGGTTTGACACTTAGACATTTCATTTTAggcataaaattgaatatttagacatatCCGACTCTTGGACACGTACTAGTATTCGACATCGGTGCCCGGGTCCCAGTAACATAGATGCAAGTTAAGTATTTGAAGGTAGTACAAACCCAATATAGACATCCACTGTATATAAATTCAAAGAGTTATACTAGAACCTCAAGTATTAGTTGGATAAGAAAATACAAACTTTCAAAATGTATAAACTCGCAAATAAGATATTAGAATAGTGGATAAAAGGAAACTTCTAAAAAGTGTGTAGTGTAATGTTGAAAGTAAGCTTAAAGCTTATGTGAAGGTTTGTTTTGTAAGTTGTAGGTAGCTCCCTCATCAAATGGTAGTTATACTTATTTATTGAAACTAAATGGCGCTGGAATAGAATTGctagaataatctaattgtTCCATTGCATCCTTGGAACTTCTACATTTATCGAAGCCAAAAGCTTATATCCTCGTCAAATGAGCTCCATCATATAGAAGTTGGGCCACACCTATCTAAGGTCATAAGATGGAGTACATGAATTCATTTTTTTGGATATGAAATGGATtgcataatttttttcttttattcatGGTGGGTTGTAATGTGAACTTACGAGTACATGATTTGATTGTTGTAAAATGAATTTATCTATTTCAATCATATGCGCTTCTTATTATTGTGTAGTTGCAATCAAGGGTCAAttggaaataaatattttttttgttacaaaGGTAATGTTGTATACATCCAACCCCCAAACCCTAAATAAGCGTGAGTCACTTACTTTCGGGGCGATGCCATGATGGCATGCTGATGTTGTTGCTCAAGTTACCTACCCCTATTTCTTCATGTCATTCTTTATCTGGCCCGCTTCAAACAAGATGAGAAAAAGGGGAAACCTATTGATTATAGGtttcatattttcatattttttcgaTATGAAATGTAGGAAAGTAATTTTAAATGGATGTGATGCTTTCCTAATGTACTTTTTGAGTGATTTTTTTCATGCCATTTCTCAAAATAATTCTCTTGAAGAAAAGACGGAGTTCTAAATGTAAAAAATACTCGTTTTTATAGGTAGGAACTTGGAGCCCATTATAAAATGGATGTGTTTTGTGACTTCTTTTATACCTGTTAATGTTATAGGTTCACTCCCGTGGCAAGGCACTAGCAAAGGACGTCGACTTTGAAAAGATTGCAAGGAGAACCCCTGGTTTTACCGGAGCAGACTTGCAGAATCTGATGAACGAAGCTGCTATACTTGCAGCTAGGAGAGAACTTAAGGAAATCAGCAAAGACGAGATATCTGATGCTTTAGAGAGAATAATTGCTGGCCCAGAGAAGAAGAATGCAGTTGTTTCTGAAGAGAAGAAGCGATTGGTAGCTTATCACGGTGGGTCAAAATGAGCAATTCTACCTCAATCGTTTTTTCGTAAAATTAGACCGGTCAATTTTTGTTCCGGTACAAATACCCCGAAAATATTGTTCCGATCTGAATACCCTTCCGATACCAATTCGATTAACCAACATGACCCTTTTTACTACAATTTGgtgaatttatgggttttatgtaaatttttcaaGTTACAAcctagaaatattaatttatttgtcaattatattattaaagttaatattcCCGAAATACGACTTGAAAGGCTCTCTTTGGcctgataaaaaattaaaattttaattttaagcaaaaaattacattatttttttcgtttttataGCAATAAGAAAAATCCATGACTCGTTGGGTTAAATCCGACACACCCAAAACCGACCCGACCGACCGATTCGACATATCAACCTAGTATGCTAGTCCTCGGTTTTAACTGTTTTACATCGTTCTTTTTTCGCAGAGGCTGGCCATGCCCTAGTGGGTGCTCTTATGCCTGAATATGATCCTGTTGCTAAAATTTCAATCATTCCTCGTGGCCAAGCTGGTGGTCTTACATTCTTTGCTCCCAGTGAAGAGAGATTGGAATCAGGCCTTTACAGCAGAAGCTACCTTGAAAACCAGATGGCTGTTGCTCTTGGTGGCAGGTGTGCAGTGATTTTTTGTTATTGTCGCTGTATAACTCAATTTATAAACTATCTATTGCGACCCTGATTTTGTGCCCCTTTCTTCGATGGGGTCAAAGATTTTAGTTTATTAGTTTCGGATTATAATGGCCTATTAAAATGACTTATCAAATCATGCGCATTTCTAGTTAATTGAAATAGTATCACTAACAAGGCAACTGCCACATGATTCGTAATTCACTAATCTCCTCGGGAAGTGCGAATCGAGAAAAGCAAATGATAGGCGGTTTTGGGCTAATTTTTGGTCACTTTGAGTGACCACGAATTCAAAAAGAATTAAGTAGCGAATCATGTTATACCCAAGGTTGCGTATATCTGACCCCTAAACTCTACGTATGTGGAATGGTGGGAGTCATTTTATGGCGTTGAGAAAATGGAATGTTTGCTGTATAGCGGCCCTGGTTTGTAAGTAGAAATCActgatttttatatattttagttCATGTAGCCAATTCCATATGGTTCGGATTAAGACTTAGTCATTATTATATAATGACCTTGAAAATCGCCATGTTTGTGCAGGGTTGCCGAAGAGGTGATATTTGGTGAAGACAATGTTACAACAGGAGCATCAAATGACTTTATGCAAGTTTCACGAGTGGCAAGGCAGATGGTCGAGAGATTTGGATTCAGCAAGAAAATCGGACAAGTTGCTATCGGTGGAGGTGGTGGAAACCCGTTCTTAGGGCAGCAGGTAGGcacattattaaaattttaacagtAGTGGTTGTTTGATTGCACAAAGGAAGTTTCCCTTTCGAAGAAGTTGTATGTAGACACAAAACCCggcttcaaaataaattttaaataatgtaaaattaatgtagacacaagacccgattttgaaccgacccgataacccgaatgaacacctc
This genomic window contains:
- the LOC130810343 gene encoding uncharacterized protein LOC130810343; the protein is MKGGGGINANNKSHYININGGGRNSGKCFHFPKWVIDLDWRILLLLFSSFSLLILYFSSSYGGSFEFFNFSSQTRNGNGNQPAELTRKDDSFISQTQMQNRNQSAELTRKYNSFNSKTQNQNQSAELTRKDESFSSQTQIRNRTQSAELTRKDELNRSRIAVCLVGGARRFELTGPSIIDRVLNEFPNSDLFLNSPLDSNSYKLSLLTFAPRVNSIRIFKPTPIPESESQIRVLTAANSPNGIQGLLQYFNLVEGCLTMIEDYQKKKEFTYDWIVRTRVDGYWSAPLNSYSFIPGQYVVPPGSTYGGLNDRLGIGDYNTSIVALSRLSLIPTLDALNYTELNSETAFKAQLLSHNVSFLTPAQPFCIVSDRKYSYPPSRFGVPVATLSSHGPLSGAKCRPCKPVCVGPCVAEIMLGLSPKWSWTPWRNGTLELCDAHDEWETGWEKIFDKSVGKKLAQFRKRVVGLNVEQCVKDFKLMKGRAFKWDTPPLEEICKIGLKPKQL
- the LOC130810989 gene encoding ATP-dependent RNA helicase DBP3, whose product is MEKERKRDKEKDERDKREKEEQQQKEERNPYTHEKHQAPNISEMKPATENAYGGGMYAQDEEVDARPSHPPASLTQSADGPPEAHLRPKRQPPSSGDRDIDITGQSYIQ
- the LOC130810306 gene encoding ATP-dependent zinc metalloprotease FTSH, chloroplastic; amino-acid sequence: MANPLLSSSFLSNGIQIYPPTPKTTKPTFVFSHKKKLLIKQSLPNSKNPNFPSKSTLTALILSTTIASQQALALDNLPPPQPPQVIEAQPNANSLSNSSPFSQNLVLNAPKPSNSDLPEGSQWRYSEFLNAVKKGKVERVRFSKDGGVLQLTAIDGKRATVVVPNDPDLIDILAMNGVDISVSEGEGGNGLFSIIGNLLFPVLAFAGLFFLFRRAQGGPGGPGGLGGPMDFGRSKSKFQEVPETGVTFSDVAGADQAKLELQEVVDFLKNPDKYTALGAKIPKGCLLVGPPGTGKTLLARAVAGEAGVPFFSCAASEFVELFVGVGASRVRDLFEKAKSKAPCIVFIDEIDAVGRQRGAGLGGGNDEREQTINQLLTEMDGFSGNSGVIVLAATNRPDVLDSALLRPGRFDRQVTVDRPDVAGRVKILQVHSRGKALAKDVDFEKIARRTPGFTGADLQNLMNEAAILAARRELKEISKDEISDALERIIAGPEKKNAVVSEEKKRLVAYHEAGHALVGALMPEYDPVAKISIIPRGQAGGLTFFAPSEERLESGLYSRSYLENQMAVALGGRVAEEVIFGEDNVTTGASNDFMQVSRVARQMVERFGFSKKIGQVAIGGGGGNPFLGQQMSSQKDYSMATADVVDAEVRELVDTAYKRAKQILTTHIDILHKLAQLLMEKETVDGEEFMSLFIDGKAELYIS